In Lonchura striata isolate bLonStr1 chromosome 3, bLonStr1.mat, whole genome shotgun sequence, the sequence tgctgAACAAATCTgggggagaagggaaagcaaaaaattaGTAATTAGAAgtacttttttcctccttgctcAAAGGTAATAATGAGAATAATCATTGTTGCACTGAGGCATGTGAAACAGTGTGGCCATATTAAGGACATAAATGCACAAGAAACAAACAGACCAGCTAGACAGGGGTAGCATTGAGGGTATTGTGGGTTTTCTGTGTGGTTGTTGCCCTGCTCATGTCAGTCTCAAGAGTCCTTATGCTGATTTTCAGcagcttttcctcttttgtgTTGCTCACATTGAAAGAAAGCTGTTTTCAGACAGCAGCATGCCCTGTTTGGGACACTACCACTGTTGTTTTGGGACCCTACCACCATTGTTTGGGACAATCCAAAAGAGTTTTAAGGCAATATGCGTTTTAAAACCAAGACTCTTCCGGGTTTCATAACATTATGTGACTATTTTCTATAATGCTTGTTAGCCAGCTATGTCTCTGCGAGACAAAACAAATCATCCAGCCGTGCTTTCCAGCAAAGATTAAAGCAATTGTTATTCTTCAAACACTGATCAAGCTTGTAAATCTTTTTCAATTGAATTCagtatggaaagaaaaaagcactTTATTTGGTTCTACTTTCATTTTGAGTGGGCAAATTGGTTCTGACTGGGAACAGAATATAAAAACTCAAAGCATCCCCTCTAGAAAGAAAAAGTTTATTTCCTACTACAAAAGAAGAGCAGAGAAACATGTGTAGCACTGAATTTTCTCAATATACAGCCAGATACCTTACAGTGGGATTTAAAGACAAATTTGAGCTAAGACTGCTTCTCCAAAAAGGAAGGGCAAGGGGAGACCTTTTTTCACTTGTAATTGCTCTGGACTTCTTTGCATGCAATGTCATAATTGCTCAGCCTTGGAGTATGCCAACTTTGTTCCCTGGTCCatttccagaaaagaaaaaagaataaagtttGTTTTTCAGTTGGATGAGCAAGACAGTCCAATGTAAGCAGGGCAATGCAGTTGGGAAGGCAGTTGGAAGTGGAAGCACAGACCAGGACTAACCTCTGCCTCTGACACCAGGACTCCCAATTAGTTTAAGGTGTGAGAATTTAAAATCCTAAGGTAGGCACCTAAAAGCCTAAGGTAGGCACCTAAAAGCCTAAGGTAGGCACTCTTTCTAATCTCAGGTAGGGAACACAGCTCCTAAGAAGACTACAGAGGGTAGAAATTTCACTGTTTCAACAGAACAAACTCTGTTGTAAGGGAATCTGACACACAGTATTCTGGAACTCTGCAGATTTTCTGCACCTTACAGTTGTCTTTCAATATATAAATACCACCACatagaataatagaatcattaaggttagAAAAGACCACCAGATCACTGACCCTGAGAGGAGCTCAGCTGGTTAGAACATGGTGCTGATAACACTGCAGTGTGGCTTCAATCTCTGTATGGGCCAATTacttaagagttggacttgatgatccttgtaaTCCCTTCTGGTTTCTGTGATATATTAATTCAGTGTTTGGCTGAACACTGCCATGCCAATTAAACCATAGCACTAACTGCCATGTCCAGTCATTTctttaacacttccagggatggaagtGTTGATTTGAACCTTATAAAATTTGCCTTAGCCCATTGATCCAGCTTGTCCAGATTTCTCTGCAGATCCATCCTGCCCTCAAGTGGAGGGCCTCAACACTCCCACTCAACTTAATGTCATCCACAACCTTACTGAAGGGTGCATTCTATACCCTTGTTCAAATCATTGGTGAAGATGTTAAGCAGGGCTGGCCCTGATACtgttccctctgggacaccattAGTGACTGGATGCCAAATGGATGCAGAACCATTCACCACCATTCTCTGGACCTGTCCACTCAGCCAGTTTTAAACCTGGAGAGGAGTGTATCtgtccaagccatgggctgccagcttttccaggagaatGCCCTGGGAAACGGTCTAAAAGGCTATGCTGAAGGTCAGATAggcaacatccacagcctttccctcatccactGGGTGGGTCACCTGATCATAAGAGGAAATTAAGTTTGTCAGGTAGAACCTGTCTTCCCTACCCCCAGACTGGCTGGGTTGTCCTGTATATGCTACATGATAGCCCTCAAAATGTTCTGTTCCATAACCCTCTCCAGCACTGAGATCAAGCTGATTGGCCTGTAGTTTCCTGGATCCCCCTTCCACCCGTTCTTGTAGATGAGTCACACTGGCCAACCTCCATCCCACTGGGACCTCCCGAATTAGCTAGGGCTCatgataaatgatggagaggGGCTTGGCCAGCTTTTCAGCTCCCTCACTACCTTGGGATGTATTCTATCTGGTCCCACAGACTTGTGAGGGGCCAAATAGCTCAGCAGTCCACCAGCTACTTCCTCTTGGAGTGCAGGGGGTCTattctgctccctgtccctgactaCTAGCTCAGGGGGCTGGTTGCCTTGAGGATCACTGGTCTTTCTGTTGAAGACTGAAGCAAAGAAGGCATCAAGTACTGCAGCCTTCTCCTCATCTTTGGTTATAGTGTTCCCCTCTGCAACCAATAAGAGATGGTATTTTTCTTGGCCCTTTTTATGTTGTTACTGTATTTATAAAACCACTTTTTATTATCTTTCACAGCAGTGGCCAAATAAAATTCTAGCTGAGCTTTTGCCTTTCTTATTTTCACTCTTTATGACCTAATGACGTCCTTGTGCACTTCCTGAGTTTCCTGCCCCTTCTTCCAAAGGTCATAAACTCTGTTTTCCCTTGAGTTTCAGTAAAAGCTTCTTATTCAGTCAGGCTGGTTTTCTTCCACAGCAGCTGATCTTCCAGCACATGGAAATGGCCTGCTCCTGTACCTTTAAGATTTCCTTCTTAAAGTATGTCCAACCTTCATGgatccctttgtttttaagggctgtttCCTAAGGGACTTTGTGAACACGTGTCCTGAACAGACTGAAGTCCAAGATCTGGAAGTCCAAGGTAGAAGCTTTGCTGATCTCCCTTCCTTACTTCACCAAGGatcagaaattattattttatggtTGCTGTGCCAAATTTGGCCACTGACCACCACACCTcccaccagcccttctctgtcAGCAAGGAGCAGGTCTAGCAGAGCACTGCCCCAGCAGGCTCCCTTACCAGCTGTGTCAGGGTGTTACCTTCCACACACTCCAGAACTTCCTAGACTGCCTGCTCTCTGCCGTGATGAGCTGCCAGCAGATATCTGGGGAGCTTTACATTACCTGCAATCCAGCTCCAAGCTCTGGCACCTTTAGTGCCTCTGAAGGCATCAGCTTCACTGGGGAGAGAGAGTACCAAGGTGCAGGTTCTGGCACGTGTGGAAATTATGTGATAGTTTCCTCTCTATAGAACTACCAGACATTCACATGTAATTCTGAGATAAAAGCCACAGTAAGTTTAAGCTAATTAAATTATACTATGAATAAATTATAGTGTAAATAATTCATTGAAGAGGCAAGGAGTTCAGTCTTTCTGCCTATTTTGCAATGTTACTCAGCAGAACAGCCAcatcccaggtaaaatggccaccAAAGCCCTGATATGAGATGCATAAGGCAGGACACAAACACTTATTCTATTGTTTAGTTATTGAAAGTAAAAGTATAGGCTTCCTGGTGGGGAGTGGTTCAGCTGGGAACTGATTAGCATGTGCAGTAATCAAAAAACATTTCAGTAACAAAACCCAGGCTTCACTTGCTTGGGAAAACCACTGTACGCTAAAATTATAAGAGAAAGGCTTTTCTGAGTATTTGTGTAATGTATTTTTGGGAGTCATGTGTGCCTGAAAGAATATGTGTGTTTTGTGGACAGCTGACTTGCCCAGGAGAACACAACATGCAAATCTCATGTAAAATGTCAAAGAGCAAATGATGTGAGTTAAGGCTCACAGCATATGTCTTCAGGCTGTGCTAGTGTGCTACTGTGAAAACACAGAGTGCAGCATCTGAACTGATGCCAATGAGTGCTTAAAAGATAAAGATAGGTTCTAAAACTTCAAATAAATGCCAGTTTCCTCATATCTTTCTGATGATACAAGATGTTTTATGGTTCTGGTTTGAGCAGTGTGCCAACAGAGATGATCAGGTTGCACTAATTTAGTTTGTATTACCTAGGAGATAAGCAGTTTCCATTTCCAGGCATAAAAGAGTAACTCCCTTTCTCAGAAATGAACTGTTGATTCTTAATTCCACTAGAGAGCTGGGATTCAGCTGTAATCATTCACTGAGACACAGGTAAGTTCGATTTTCTTGTTATAAAATACAGTTTCACTGAATGAGAAGTTAATCTTCTAATATTAAATAGGATTGATAGTAGCCTCATGCAAGTGTTCCATCAGCCAACATAAACCATGGACATAATCCTCTGTTTGTTGCATTATTGCAGTACTTCATAATATTACAGATTTAAAATCTCTGTGATGTGGCCAGTGAAAACTGCTTGTCCAAGTGGAAATCTTTTGTCTTTGTCAATTCTTTGTATTATTTTACAAATTGACTAAAGTGTGACAATAGTAACAGTAGCCTGAATAGAgtaataatatttattaatgtTGAAGATCATTTGCTATGGAGATTTTTGTTTACATCAGGAGAGCATGGTAGAGATGGGTTATCTGTTTGGCACGAAGGTGGTGAGAAATGAAGTTGTAGTCATGTAGTTGAGATAGGAATATCatcactttaaaataattaagtaaTTTTGGCTACTTCTGagcttaattttttaaaaagacataaTTTACCAAGTaacaaagaaaacagtgaaCTGTTTCTGCCCTCTCAAAACCCATTCATTGGTGCAGAGAAGAGACCACAGCAATTAGCAGCTGGCAAAGCATcacactcagcagctgctgttttTTAAAGTGATGTTTGTGGTTTCCCTAAATACAAAACAAGATGGGATTTTGCCATAGTTTAGAAGTTGTATTTTCAGGAAAGTGAATGTTTGGCAACTAAGATCctgaagcacaggaaaaaaaaggagttttatCCCAAGCTGCAGAAACCCATGTGAAAGTCAGATGtaaaagccaaaccaaacagCTCCAGTATTGTACTAAATGACCAGCTAAGCTCTCTTCCATCCagtgtttccttttccttcctgtagTTGGCTGACAAATAAGTATCTAGGCTAATGTCTTTACATACCACATATCTAGTTTAAGCcctatttatttcttcttttaatatCACAGTAGTTAGATGGTTCTCTTCCAGTGGACCAAAGAGCTTATTTCTTGCTCCAAGGAGTTAAAAGCTAATAATAGGCATAGAACAGTGAGAGGCTAGAATCAGCAAGCTAAGGCAGGTGAAAGCGAGGGGCTGGGCTATGAAAGACCATGGTTCTTTTCTTAGCTCTGCCTCTGATGTGCTGAGTGATGCTGGATAAACCATTTCTGCGCCTTGATAGCACATGTTTTCTCTGTCTAGTTTGACAATGTTTGTAGGAGAGGATCCCCATTCTCATTACATGTTAATGAAGGGTTCAATTCAATGAATTTAATTCTAAAGTGTCTACAGTGTCTACTTTTTGTCTGTGCATGAGAAGACCAAGCTATTGCCAGTTTATCTCTGCCATCTGGGGGACTCTCCTTCCTCTGAAAGCACCTGAAGGATGAAATAGATGGAAAATTTTGGCTCACATCAGCCTTAGAACCATGGGCTTTGCTGCACTACCAATGACTAGCAGTGGTCATGGCTGTTCAGAAGTGAACAGCTTGGCCAGGACACAGACCTGGGTGGGCTGTGTTTGCTCATGGGTTGTCAGGCTCTACCTGGCTTGTTTTTGAAGAGCTTAAAAAATGAGTGTCACTACAATAATAATGTTATAGCTTTacttattttataaaaagagGTGAGTTGGCTGAAGAAGGCAAAGTTAATTTTAAtgtcttctgttttctcttgCTGACTCTCTCATAAGGACGTGGAGATCACCGTGGCACTCTCACCACTGAAAAGAAGCAAAGTCCTTGCAAGGTTAGTGACTTGTAGCAAGAGTTTTTCAGCTCCTATTGCAGATGTGCAATAGTTTGCACAGCTGGTGCATGTGCAGCTTGGTAATGTGATTTTGAATCAAGTGATACTGTTCcttggtgttcccaggaggttTCCTGATCCCTCCTCTTCTCTAGCAGAGCACTGGAATATATGCAGCATGCTGAGGGGACTAGTGGAGCTTCCATCAACTTAAGAATAGACCAAACTGCCAGGAACAATTTCTGCACAACTAAGCCTTTTTAGGGCCAGAGAACAAAGCAAATTGGTGTTTCTCAGCCTGTGGACCTCACACCTCAGGCAGTCAGTAAAGAAGCAGTAGGCAGTCCATGAAACAGACTCAGCAACCACAGAATGGATGCATGCCTCCTTACATcaacaaacagaaaagatgACGGCAAAATGCTGTTACTAAAGGAACACCTGAAGATAAGCTTCATTATTTGTTTAGTTGTTTATGGAAACCATTGTGCCAGtacttgttttttcttttcctcataaCACTGGGAGGATCCTcaatatttgggaaaaaaaaaaaaaaaaaaggctgtgaTGATGTTTTGATTAAAGtgtaaaaaataaaggagaatgGACTCTAAAGATTGTTACCAGCTCTGCTTTTTTATGGTCCTGTATCTTCTGTGGTTTCTACTTCTGCTCtcttctttataattttttgtcCCTATTTATGGTTCTTTCTTCCTGTTATAaataatcaaacaaacaaataaataaagataaGTTGTAGGTGCAGCAAACACTCCCCAGCAATGTTTAGATCAGAAAAAGGAGCTCTTCCATCTCTCAAACTGCAAGGATAATTTAGCTTGCTTGTATTAGAATTGATAGATCAACTGTTCAGAGGCTTGcgttctttcttttatttctcactGTTCCATCTCCATTTCCCAAAATACTGTGCCTTCTTCCTGTAATTTGCCAGCTCTTTGAGCTCCAAGTTGTCTGCCCTTTGTGCCTCTAACACTTAGGATGCTTCCCTACTTCCTCTCCAGTTATTCAGTTTGTTCTTGCATTTTCTTACTTTCCTATCACTGCCTTCTGCCTGCCATTTTCCTCCACACGAAAAtaccttttctgcttttaaagtaattaaattagCAGAGCTGATTGAAAACTAGGTGAAGTAATTCTCTGAGCACTGTGCTTTTCAATGGATGTATTACTCAATGCACATTAGCCAACCTGTAGGCATCAGTGAATGacagaaattaatatttgatTAATATATTCAACAACAATGGCATTATTCAAACACTTTACTCAATAAAGTACATTCAGCACACTCACAAGTTAATGGTGCATTCAGGTTACTCTGTTTGCTCAGCAGAACACGTGCCCAACCCCAAGAGGGAAAATCAAGTCACTAATACATGTGATGGAAAAAGGGTGGGAAGCCTCTTCTGGTCATTTGTGCCTTTCATGAGCAGGACAAAGTGTATGTGTATGTTGCTGAGGGTGTTTAAATCCCGTATAGGGAATAAAGGATATATGTGATGAGGAAGAGAGATTATTTGCTCTATTTCCTGACTGACAGATCTTGTTTTCATGCTTATCACTCACACTTCAGctagaaatgagaaaaacaaatcaacatATTTCTAATCTTCAGTTTTTGATCAAACTGgagtgtgcatgtgtgtatttAGCAGAGGGTTGAAGTAAAtctaaccccaaatccctgttttttaCTTCTTGCTCCATTTAATGTTTCCTTGAGTACTTGGTGCAAATAACCTATCTTCTACTGTTTAAGACTCTCTAATGTAATTTCCTTGTAATTCCCAGTAGCGATCAAATCTCTTTTGTGGTCTGTATGTCCACAGTGCCAAAGAGGTCCTCCTTTAATGCttttataactttttaaaaactttgattaatttcatttttagctTCAGCATTGGACATTACCCTGACAAAATTGATGTCATCTACATTTCCCACAATCTACTCAACTTTTTTTAGCTAGCTTCCCTTCTTGactccctttctttctttctgcacAAAATGAATCTTCCCTAGATTCTAAGGCTGAAATCTCTCCTTGGCTGTAAGGATTTGGATCACTTTTCCTCTCTTGTCCTTAGATTAGCGAGAATATAATTTTGCTAAAGCATCATGCCCTGACACTACTCAGCATCTTCTGCCATGTGTACTTCCACTTCTTGAAGTGTTACAAAATACTACTGCCATATTTTTTCTACTGCCCAGCTATGCGCTCACtagatgatttttctttttttgttgtctgAATCCTCACCTTCCTCTGAATTTTATACAGCCCACTTAATGTGTCTTCTCTAGCCTGAGCTAACTTGACCCCTCATCAGTCTTGTGCCTGTGCTGTCCCATAAatcatttttctcttgtttaCCTGTTCAGTAACTCCTTGTCTTTGaagtctgttttatttttccattccaTATGTTCTTTCTTTGCAATGCTTCAGTGAATTAATTGTATCTTCAAAGGATGCAAAAGCATCAGTTGACATCCACATCTATAGCAACAGTGGTTATAAAGCAAACATAACCTTTCCAAAGCACACTTGCAGCTCCTTTGAACAGGGGAACTATGCTAGTTACAAACAATACCACAAAAAAGGCTCTGTGGCCCTTTAGGTTTGAAGCTGAAGGTTGTTTTCTACAGCCATTTCTCATTATCAACTTAAGGCtaaaactggaaaagaaataacCAAAGTTCTGCAGACCTCTGGCTGCAGAAGCACTGTGGGCCACAAGACCTACCCTGCAGCCCTTCAATaaatttcagtttctcttcAACAGAGCATACAGACCAGGAACCACTTTCAGTTCTGTGGAATCCCTGATGCCTCGTTACTAAACATCTAGGTAACAGAATGTGTTGCTCTCTTTCAAATTAGCTTTGCAGGAATTTCATCTTGATCAACTTGATCCCTGTTTTCTTTGGTCAGGACTTCTTATTCTGCTTTATATTGTTCTTGTCATTGTGGGATTGGCAAAGGAAGTGTAAAGTTGTTCTTTTCCCATCCTTCTTGCTGCTCAGTTAAGGAAACAGCAGCTCAGCTTTGGGAAAAAGAGTAAATTTCTCAATCTATATTTAGGTATAACCATGGCCTGATTTCCACCACTGTTGGTTCCCACTGATCTTGGTGACCCAGCATGTCTTTCATTTCTGTTCACTGGGAGGCTCAGAACTGATTTACACCATGGTTGGTGTAACTCCAACCATGGATTGATAGATAAAATCAGGCTTTTTACATTAGAAAGGGATGGTGCACTTATAGTGGCCATCAGCAAAAGCCCCCTTGCACTTGTCTTCTATGGAACAACAAAATTCAGGATACCCTCCAACAGTCCTTGTGCACGTAGAAAGCCTTAGGTCTCTTGAGGTTTTCCTTCAAATCTCCAGAGATCAGCTAATCCACAAGATACAAATGAACATGCTAACATTGTTCAGTGAATACTTTGTTTCCTTGCCTGTGATTTATTACACAGTGGTGTGTTCATATTTGCTGTTCAGCTCCTTTGAGACTGTTGTGACTGTGTGTTGCTTATTTAGAAAGCATTAAAGCCCTGAAGCTCATGTCTTCAAAAGTTTTATTAAACTTCTACTTGAACTCTGTTTCCAGACGTGGAAGACATAAATAGCTCTTTAATGAAAAAGTAACCACGTTGCCAAACATATTTAAAAGCATAGGAGCATATGTCTGAAAGGAGATAAGCTGGTATTTCCCTGTTATCTTTTTTATCTGCAGCATAAAGGAGTAGCTTGGTAACCATTTTTGGCAGTATAAATCAGGAATGTATAAATTTCTGCAGGTGTCCTTCAGCTCCTCAAGCTAGTGCTCAGCTCTAATGGTAGCAATGCAGGAATATCCAAATAACCTTACTTCCCAGCAGAAGCCTGACCATAGGCAGAGGTCATGAAGGGCTGGAAAACTGAGGGACAGCAAAAGAAGCACTGAGCTTCCCATCTGTGTTGAGccttatagaatcacagaatcatgtaGCTCaaaaaagacctccaagatcgagtccaacctttgaccagTGTTCCACCCCatcaactagaccatggcactaaATCAAATCATTTCTAGAACACCTTGATGTGATGGTGACCCCAtcatctccctgggcagcccattctaATGCCTGAATACCTTTTCCATGAAGCTTTGTGATGCTCTGGCCTGATTACTCCTCAAACTTGCAAGCAGATGAACTTTTTCATTCCATCAGCAGTACATGCAGCTACGGCAGTGTCAGTGGGATTTGTGTGTGCCACTGCAGCCACAGAGGGGTACATTTTCTCTCCTGCTGGGCAGAACTTGCAGGAGCAGAAGATGGAGAAGATGGGATGAGGACATCAAATGACAAAACACAGATTCTGATTTCCCTTCTCACCTCATGTTTTCCAGCCATTCTGTGTGCTGGGAATACATCCACTTTTTGCTCTTACAGAGCAAATCAGCTTGATACCCACAGTCAGACCTGGAGATGGGGCCAGATGCAAAGGTGACTGTATATTCTTGGTGGCTACACCAGGTCTTCTTTTGACTCTGATAAATCTCACTGCCAGTGGTTCCTTAGGCAGCTTTTCCAAAAGAAGTGTTCTAGAGTCAGGAGAGGGGAAGACTTGTACAGATAAGAAActgtaacacacacacacacacatatgcagACATATTTGGGAGTAATGGTAAGAAATACAACAAATAAAATCCAGTGAAgcaggaaattatttaaaatattgcacAAGTTTATCCAGAAGTTGACCACAGACAAAAAGCAATCAATTTGCATTTTTGTAGTCAGCTTAGTATGGGACACTTGGCTCCTATGCATAAATTTGAAAGTGAAATCTGACTTGACTGTGTGTAGTATTTGCATAACTGGCAGGGCTAAGTTGAGTGTAATTCAGTGGTAGTGTTGGCCTGAATTTGCCAGAGAAAGCCCTACCTGACAGTCAGGAGACACTCAGGAAGAACAGGCACATTTCTTACAAAGGACAGCTTAACAGAATAATTAGACTTCAGCCTAAttgacaaaattatttaaacagcTAATAAATTTTGTTAAATAGCCTCAGAATGTATCAGAATTATTAAGTTATCAGAAATAAGAATGGCTTATTCTTATTTAAATGCTCAATAATATTAAATTACTTCTAAATGCTTAATAATTTGAAATTGTTTCAGCTACTTCACCCAAGAGGATGCATCTCTCTGATCTTGTGTTTCTTTAATAcagcatttccttctttccttatGAGAAAAATGAGCTGGGTGTTCCTACGTGATCTGCTGAGTGGAGTGAATAAATACTCAACAGGAATTGGAAGAATTTGGGTAGCTGTGGTGTTCCTGTTCCGCTTACTGGTTTATGTTGCTGCCGCAGAAAATATCTGGAAACATGAACATGACGAATTTGAGTGCAACATCAAGCAGCCTGGTTGTGAAAATGTCTGCTTTGACCattttttccctgtctctcaCATCAGACTTTGGGCTCTGCAATTAATCATGGTCTCCACCCCTTCAGTCTTGGTTGTCTTTCATGTTGCTTacagagaaaacagagagaaacaCCACAAGCAGAAACTTTACAAAAATACAAGAAAGACAGATGGTGGATTGCTGTGCACTTACCTTATCAGcctcattttaaaaataggacttgaaatattttttcttgttctgttcTATAAATTGTACAATGGCTTCAAAATACCACGTCTTGTGAAATGTGACATAAAACCATGTCCCAATACTGTAGACTGTTATATTTCCAAACCCACAGAGAAGATGATTTTCCTCTATTTTCTGGTGGCAACTTCATGCCTGTGCATCATATTAAATCTAAGTGAACTGAGTTATCTTCTGTTCAAATACTCCATAAAATGTTATCTGAAGAGACACGTAAAGAACAAGCAAGGCTCAAAAGCAATTGCTGCGAATCAGAACTCATCAGGCacaacagagcagcagctgcaggataaCTCCACAACAGCTCATCATCTTTGCCTCTGAATATGCAAGATGAACATGAAAAACATTCCCCGCTGACTTGAAAGAAGGCTGAAGATCACCCTCCCATAACACAAGCTGGTTTTAACAAATTGCTTTTCCAATCAGTGCTTTGCAGAACTGTCCTTTGAAAGGATAGTTACATAGGAAATGCTGTTTCTCTGTTAGTTCCCCATTACTTGAGCTGATAAATTCAGTTACATTATGTATGTTGAACATAGAATCATCGAGACCTTTTCATGTTCAAATAAGAAATGCAGAAGTTCTGAGAATTCCATGAAGCTTTAATATAAACACAGAAGCTTATGATAAATCATGCTGAAACAATTGTTCAAACAATTGTGCACTGAATTGCTTTGGTACAAgcaaaaatagtatttttttatgCAGAGATAGAAGAACCTGGGATTGATTAAGATGAACAGCAAGGGGTGTACAGGATTTGTCAGGTGGGTGGATCAGACCTGGTAAATGCTGAAATGGCAATAGGAAAGTGCTGGCAGAGAGTGCTGTGCCTTGAGGTGAGCTGGATACTCACGAGTCCATTCCATTGTACTATAAAACAtctctaaataaaaaaagaaaaaacaagaagaGGTAGACACATCTAGTTTAGCCCATGTGATAAAAACAGATTTGGTTATTTAGCTGTTTGTGGAGCACCTCCTTCTGAAATTATTTGAGCCCTTACAGCTGTTAGGGTGCTAATCATCAAAAAGCATCCTTGAAGAAAGGCACTTGCTCAAACTTGTGCAAGCAGCATGTACCAGGTTATAGAGTTAACTCCTGGTCACCTGCACCAAGCAGCTCCCGTGTCATTAGACTTGTCTTCTGCTCTGTGATAGTGGCATTTAAGTGAACAGATCATTCCCGCTTCCCTAGGATCTGAATAGAGAAATTAAGACCACACAATACAGAACAATTGTCAGTAGTCCCTAGTATTAAGTAGCCTAGAATCTGGTCCCTTTTAGTAAGGCTGAAAATATGCTACTTCTTCAGTAAATTTCTCTGCTGCAGAAGAACACATGAAATCTAAAATTATGAAAAGCCTCCAGtagaaacaaagtaaaaaagaatCACCTGTTCCCTCCCCCAAATTTCCAAGTATCTTATAAACAACACACATCTCTGCTCTTTGTTATCTGTGTTGTTTGGGCTGACAGGAAGGGGACAGGAATCAGCTAAGACATGTCTTCTGTTGAATCTAGCCTTCTAAGACAATGGAAAGCAGTGCCTTTAAAAACTTCCTTTGGGGTGGTGGTCTCTTTCTGTTGTTGCAATGAAA encodes:
- the GJB7 gene encoding gap junction beta-7 protein gives rise to the protein MSWVFLRDLLSGVNKYSTGIGRIWVAVVFLFRLLVYVAAAENIWKHEHDEFECNIKQPGCENVCFDHFFPVSHIRLWALQLIMVSTPSVLVVFHVAYRENREKHHKQKLYKNTRKTDGGLLCTYLISLILKIGLEIFFLVLFYKLYNGFKIPRLVKCDIKPCPNTVDCYISKPTEKMIFLYFLVATSCLCIILNLSELSYLLFKYSIKCYLKRHVKNKQGSKAIAANQNSSGTTEQQLQDNSTTAHHLCL